In Reichenbachiella agarivorans, one genomic interval encodes:
- a CDS encoding type I restriction endonuclease subunit R produces MTKEYQIEENLIEQLKELKYTYRSDIMDRKALEQNFKTKFEALNRVRLSESEFLRLREEIIEPDVFAASKKLRERQYFQREDGTPLHYTLVNIKDWCKNEFEVISQLRINTENSHQRYDIILLINGLPVVQIELKKLDVTHRKAMQQIVDYKNDPGNGYTNTLMCYMQLFIVSNGSRTIYFSNNKNQHFQFNADEQFLPVYELADVNNKKINRLDLFAEKFLSKCTLGEMISKYMVLVESEQKLLVMRPYQVYAVKAIVDCIKDNRGNGYIWHTTGSGKTLTSFKASTLLKDNADIEKCLFVVDRKDLDRQTREEFNKFQEGSVEENTNTETLVRRLLSTDYADKVIVTTIQKLGIALDSTNKKNYKERLEPLSDKRIVFIFDECHRSQFGENHKAIKEFFPNAQLFGFTGTPIFEQNATYRQITGEEETLKTTDAIFEKQLHAYTITHAIDDQNVLKFHIDYFKGEGTVTAKPGETLPVRQAGIAQQAVAEAIIDKHNAATNQRKFNAVLATASINNAIEYYRILKSVQIQKLAEDPDFVPLNIACVFSPPAQLIAQEGDQQSQKNAADIKQLQEDLAQEKEDNKHNPEEKKQALIEIIADYNQQFGTNHDINNFDIYYQDIQRRIKDQKYSNKDYPHKNKIDLTIVVDMLLTGFDSKYLNTLYVDKNLKYHGLIQAFSRTNRVLNDTKPYGNVLDFRSQQEAVNQAITLFSGEEGSKAKEIWMVDPAPVVIDQYQKAVEALGDFMKEHNLVNEPQEVYNLRGDAAKIAFVKNFKEVQRLKTQLDQYTDLDKEQQETIEGILPKNNYQEFKSSYLETAKAFKKRQEKEGEDAPEDIQQLDFEFVLFASAVIDYDYIIRLIADSTQQKPSKQKMTDSQLISLLKSNANLMDEEEDLTDFIKQLDRSRGYSVEDVYNMVETFKVEKYDKELAAIANANGLKTADLKAFVEQIMSRMIFDGEKLTDLMEPLELGWKQRSKAETALMNDLVPQLKKLAGDREISGLVAYE; encoded by the coding sequence ATGACTAAAGAATATCAAATAGAAGAAAATCTGATTGAGCAACTTAAAGAGCTCAAATACACCTACCGTTCTGATATTATGGACAGGAAGGCGCTTGAACAAAATTTCAAAACGAAATTTGAAGCATTGAACCGTGTGCGCTTATCGGAAAGTGAGTTTTTGCGCTTACGAGAAGAAATCATAGAACCTGATGTTTTTGCTGCTTCAAAAAAACTTAGAGAAAGACAATATTTTCAAAGAGAAGATGGAACGCCTTTGCATTACACTTTGGTCAACATCAAAGATTGGTGTAAAAATGAGTTTGAAGTAATTAGTCAATTACGCATCAATACAGAAAACAGCCATCAACGATACGACATCATTTTGCTGATTAATGGCTTGCCTGTTGTCCAAATTGAATTGAAGAAGCTAGATGTTACTCACCGCAAGGCCATGCAACAAATTGTGGATTACAAAAATGATCCTGGCAATGGCTATACCAATACGTTGATGTGTTACATGCAGTTGTTCATTGTAAGTAATGGGTCAAGAACCATTTACTTCTCCAACAATAAGAATCAACACTTTCAATTTAATGCAGACGAACAATTCTTGCCTGTGTATGAATTGGCAGATGTAAATAACAAAAAGATTAATCGACTGGATTTATTTGCCGAGAAATTCTTGTCTAAGTGCACACTTGGCGAAATGATTAGCAAGTACATGGTATTAGTAGAAAGCGAACAGAAATTGCTCGTAATGCGACCTTACCAAGTATATGCAGTAAAGGCGATTGTTGATTGTATTAAGGATAACCGTGGAAATGGTTATATCTGGCACACCACAGGTAGTGGTAAAACACTGACTTCATTTAAAGCCTCTACGCTTCTAAAAGACAATGCAGACATTGAAAAGTGTTTGTTTGTAGTGGATCGAAAAGACCTTGATCGTCAAACCCGTGAGGAGTTCAATAAATTTCAGGAAGGCAGTGTAGAAGAAAACACGAACACCGAAACTTTGGTCAGGCGACTACTATCTACCGACTATGCAGACAAGGTGATCGTAACCACCATTCAAAAATTAGGCATTGCATTAGATAGCACCAACAAGAAAAACTACAAAGAACGTTTGGAACCATTGAGCGACAAACGTATCGTTTTCATTTTTGACGAATGTCACCGTTCGCAGTTTGGAGAAAATCATAAAGCGATTAAAGAGTTCTTCCCCAATGCACAATTGTTTGGATTTACCGGGACGCCCATTTTTGAGCAAAATGCCACTTATAGACAAATAACAGGTGAAGAAGAAACATTAAAAACCACAGACGCCATTTTTGAAAAGCAGTTGCACGCTTATACCATTACGCATGCCATAGATGATCAAAACGTACTGAAATTTCATATCGACTACTTTAAGGGAGAAGGCACTGTCACTGCAAAGCCGGGAGAAACCCTGCCCGTCCGACAGGCGGGGATTGCCCAACAAGCCGTGGCAGAAGCGATTATCGACAAACATAATGCAGCCACCAATCAACGCAAATTCAATGCGGTGCTGGCAACTGCCTCTATCAATAATGCCATTGAATATTACCGCATATTAAAGTCGGTTCAAATACAAAAACTAGCAGAAGACCCTGATTTTGTTCCGCTCAATATTGCCTGTGTATTTTCTCCTCCAGCTCAGTTGATTGCCCAAGAAGGCGACCAACAAAGCCAAAAGAATGCGGCAGACATTAAGCAACTTCAGGAAGACTTAGCACAGGAGAAGGAAGACAACAAGCATAACCCTGAAGAGAAGAAACAAGCCCTGATAGAAATCATAGCCGATTATAACCAACAGTTTGGCACCAATCACGACATCAACAATTTTGATATCTACTATCAGGACATACAAAGACGAATCAAAGACCAAAAATATAGCAACAAAGATTATCCGCACAAAAACAAGATTGATCTGACCATAGTGGTGGACATGCTGCTCACAGGGTTTGATTCTAAATACCTGAATACACTGTATGTGGACAAGAACCTGAAATACCACGGACTGATTCAAGCGTTTTCACGAACCAATCGGGTGTTGAACGACACCAAGCCTTATGGGAATGTACTCGATTTCCGTTCGCAACAAGAAGCAGTAAATCAGGCGATAACCCTCTTCTCTGGTGAAGAAGGAAGTAAAGCCAAAGAAATTTGGATGGTGGATCCTGCTCCAGTGGTGATTGACCAATACCAAAAGGCAGTGGAAGCCTTGGGCGATTTTATGAAAGAACACAACTTGGTAAACGAACCACAGGAAGTGTACAACCTGCGTGGAGATGCTGCTAAGATTGCATTCGTAAAAAACTTTAAGGAAGTGCAACGCCTAAAGACCCAACTCGACCAATACACCGATTTGGATAAAGAACAGCAAGAAACCATTGAAGGCATTCTGCCAAAAAACAACTATCAAGAATTCAAAAGTTCCTATTTAGAAACAGCAAAAGCATTCAAAAAAAGGCAAGAGAAAGAAGGGGAAGATGCACCCGAAGACATTCAACAATTAGATTTTGAGTTTGTCCTCTTCGCCTCCGCGGTGATTGATTACGATTACATCATACGCTTGATTGCCGATAGCACTCAGCAAAAGCCCTCTAAGCAGAAAATGACTGATTCACAACTCATCAGTTTGTTGAAATCCAATGCTAACCTGATGGACGAAGAGGAAGACTTAACCGATTTTATAAAACAGCTAGACAGGTCTAGAGGGTATAGCGTTGAAGATGTTTACAACATGGTCGAAACCTTTAAAGTAGAGAAATACGACAAAGAACTGGCTGCCATTGCCAATGCAAATGGTTTGAAAACAGCAGACCTAAAAGCATTTGTAGAACAGATTATGAGCCGAATGATTTTTGACGGGGAAAAACTCACTGACCTGATGGAGCCTTTGGAACTCGGCTGGAAACAGCGCAGCAAAGCTGAAACCGCCTTGATGAACGACTTAGTACCTCAACTCAAGAAATTGGCAGGCGATAGAGAGATTAGCGGATTGGTCGCTTATGAATAA
- a CDS encoding restriction endonuclease subunit S, with amino-acid sequence MSKEKKLIPALRFPEFVKDGEWGENTLEEVATFTKGKGVSKADIVVNGKLPCIRYGELYTHYNETIRDIKSYTNLDAKDLVLSEGNDVIIPASGETQIDIATASCVLEAGIALGGDLNIIRTKINGVFLAYYLSNAKKKDIATMAQGIAVVHLYPNQLKTLLINIPKPQEQQKIASCLSSLDELLAAHNDKLDALKDHKKGLLQNLFPQMSELGFARLKDERIYENEDHTILKSTNPKNHNSDNIPNYRFPEFEKDGDWVETRLDQHIEVVSGYAFKSEFFSEKGRKLVTPKNFTKEGKASFDERNTKYTTEEFDSKYLCVADDLLLLLTDLTPSCELLGKPILLKQEDGEVLLNQRIVKVGIKSNLNKRFLLQFFLTNHFHRRVKSTASGTTVRHSSNKIILETDLLLPDNPAEQQKIASCLSAVDELITAQAEKIAQLQLHKKGLMQGLFPKLNK; translated from the coding sequence ATGAGTAAGGAGAAAAAATTAATACCAGCGTTGCGGTTTCCTGAGTTTGTGAAGGATGGGGAGTGGGGGGAGAATACTTTGGAGGAAGTTGCAACATTCACAAAGGGTAAGGGCGTATCAAAAGCCGATATCGTTGTAAATGGAAAATTGCCTTGTATTAGATATGGTGAACTTTATACCCATTATAATGAAACAATAAGAGATATTAAGTCATATACCAATTTAGACGCCAAAGATTTAGTTTTAAGTGAAGGTAACGATGTGATTATTCCTGCATCTGGTGAAACTCAAATTGATATTGCAACTGCTTCTTGTGTTCTGGAAGCAGGAATTGCGCTCGGTGGTGATTTGAATATCATCAGAACAAAGATAAATGGGGTTTTTCTTGCCTACTATTTAAGTAATGCTAAGAAAAAAGATATTGCAACAATGGCTCAGGGGATTGCAGTTGTCCATCTATACCCGAATCAGCTAAAGACATTATTGATAAATATTCCCAAACCCCAAGAACAACAAAAAATCGCCTCCTGTCTTTCTTCTTTAGATGAGCTGCTAGCTGCCCACAACGATAAGCTGGACGCCCTCAAAGACCACAAAAAAGGACTACTGCAAAACCTATTCCCGCAAATGTCTGAATTAGGATTTGCAAGATTAAAGGATGAAAGGATTTATGAAAATGAGGATCATACAATCTTAAAATCTACAAATCCTAAAAATCATAATTCAGACAATATTCCCAACTATCGTTTTCCTGAGTTTGAGAAGGATGGGGATTGGGTGGAGACAAGACTTGATCAACACATTGAAGTGGTCTCAGGGTATGCATTTAAAAGTGAATTTTTTTCAGAGAAAGGAAGAAAACTAGTAACTCCAAAAAACTTTACAAAGGAAGGGAAAGCAAGCTTTGATGAAAGAAATACGAAATACACAACTGAAGAGTTTGATTCCAAATACTTATGTGTGGCCGATGATCTTCTACTATTATTAACGGACTTAACTCCATCATGTGAGCTTCTTGGTAAACCTATTCTTTTGAAACAAGAAGATGGAGAGGTATTACTAAACCAGCGGATAGTAAAGGTAGGAATTAAGTCAAATCTTAATAAGAGATTTCTGTTACAATTTTTCCTAACTAATCACTTTCACAGGAGAGTAAAAAGCACCGCTTCGGGTACTACAGTTCGTCATAGTTCTAATAAAATAATACTAGAAACAGATCTATTATTACCTGACAACCCTGCGGAACAGCAAAAGATAGCTTCCTGTCTTTCAGCAGTAGATGAACTTATCACTGCCCAAGCGGAGAAAATAGCGCAATTGCAATTGCATAAAAAGGGATTGATGCAGGGATTGTTTCCTAAGCTTAACAAGTAA
- a CDS encoding helix-turn-helix transcriptional regulator, whose protein sequence is MNRIKAVLEEKGIIQTGLAEKLGKSYNMTNSHVQNRSQPSLEDFYKVAKILDVYVKDLLVSNQK, encoded by the coding sequence ATGAACCGGATCAAAGCAGTACTAGAAGAAAAAGGAATCATACAAACTGGGCTAGCCGAAAAGCTGGGTAAAAGCTACAATATGACCAATTCGCATGTTCAAAATAGAAGTCAACCGAGTTTGGAGGATTTCTATAAGGTAGCAAAGATTCTAGATGTATATGTAAAGGATTTGTTGGTGTCTAACCAAAAGTAA
- a CDS encoding DUF4136 domain-containing protein, producing MNKPYPLLLLILLLVSGCYPDEINSTEELDLVMTSYDETTIEAHNFKTYAMPDSVLHNDSNNDSEHKFDAAILNRIIKNMTSYGYTRINPHTTRPDVVILPEVITTENYQAGGCWDCWFWYDPWYPGWGWGYYPPSYVYSYSTGTILIAMVNQNDVDDQNEDSKAVWIGAVNGLLRNSLSQSRVEELIDQAFLQSPYLQTN from the coding sequence ATGAACAAACCATACCCTCTTTTGCTACTGATACTACTACTGGTATCTGGTTGCTATCCTGACGAAATCAACAGCACCGAAGAGCTAGATTTAGTAATGACTTCATATGATGAGACCACAATCGAGGCTCACAACTTCAAGACCTATGCCATGCCTGATTCTGTCTTGCACAACGACAGCAACAATGATTCAGAACATAAGTTTGATGCTGCCATACTGAACAGAATCATCAAAAACATGACTTCCTATGGGTACACTAGAATTAACCCTCATACGACAAGACCAGACGTAGTTATTTTGCCCGAAGTGATTACTACCGAAAATTATCAAGCGGGTGGTTGTTGGGACTGTTGGTTTTGGTATGATCCATGGTATCCTGGATGGGGATGGGGCTATTATCCTCCTAGTTATGTTTACTCCTATTCTACCGGTACTATCTTGATAGCCATGGTCAACCAAAATGATGTCGACGATCAAAATGAGGACTCAAAAGCTGTATGGATTGGTGCGGTCAACGGTCTGTTGAGGAATAGTCTATCACAAAGCAGAGTAGAAGAGTTGATAGACCAAGCATTTTTACAATCACCCTATTTACAAACCAACTAA
- the rhuM gene encoding virulence RhuM family protein: MSDLVPSSHFILYTTPKGEVRLSVLLENETIWLTQEQMSTLFERERSVITKHIGNVFSEGELEEKSNVQILHISGSDRPVKCYNLDVIISVGYRVKSQRGTQFRIWATQKLKEYIIKGFVMDDERLKQGETVFGKDYFKELLERVRSIRASERRIYQQITDIFAECSIDYDPQSEITHGFYAMVQNKFHFAITGQTAAEIVCKNADATKQNMGLTTWKNAPVGRILKSDASIAKNYLQEKEIKQLERTVSGYFDYIENLIERENTFTMTGLANSVDKFLNFNEFKVLEGKGSMSHQQAVEKAGKEYEQFNKSQKIISDFDKEIKKLKGK, encoded by the coding sequence ATGAGTGATTTAGTACCAAGTAGCCATTTTATACTCTACACTACCCCCAAAGGAGAAGTGCGGTTGAGCGTGCTTTTGGAAAATGAAACCATTTGGCTTACCCAGGAGCAAATGAGTACTTTGTTTGAGCGAGAGCGCAGTGTCATTACCAAGCACATCGGCAATGTGTTCAGTGAGGGTGAGCTCGAAGAAAAAAGCAATGTGCAAATTTTGCACATTAGTGGTTCTGATCGTCCCGTCAAGTGCTACAACCTGGATGTAATCATTTCGGTAGGCTACCGTGTGAAGTCGCAGAGAGGCACCCAATTCAGGATTTGGGCTACTCAAAAATTAAAAGAGTATATCATCAAGGGATTCGTCATGGATGATGAACGCCTGAAACAAGGAGAAACTGTTTTTGGCAAAGATTATTTTAAAGAGTTATTAGAGCGTGTTCGTTCCATTCGTGCTAGTGAGCGCAGGATTTACCAGCAGATTACGGACATTTTTGCAGAATGCAGCATCGATTACGACCCACAATCTGAGATCACCCACGGTTTTTATGCCATGGTGCAAAACAAATTTCATTTTGCCATCACAGGGCAGACCGCAGCAGAAATTGTTTGCAAAAATGCTGACGCTACGAAGCAAAATATGGGCCTCACCACATGGAAAAATGCTCCAGTTGGCCGAATCCTAAAATCTGATGCCTCCATAGCCAAAAACTATTTGCAAGAAAAAGAAATAAAACAACTGGAAAGAACGGTTTCGGGCTATTTCGACTATATCGAGAATTTGATAGAACGAGAAAACACGTTTACGATGACTGGTTTGGCAAACAGCGTAGATAAATTTTTGAATTTCAATGAATTCAAGGTTTTGGAAGGAAAAGGATCTATGTCCCATCAACAGGCTGTTGAAAAAGCAGGAAAGGAATATGAGCAATTCAATAAGTCTCAAAAAATCATCTCTGATTTTGATAAAGAAATCAAGAAACTCAAAGGGAAATAA
- a CDS encoding GxxExxY protein, which produces MKHEELTHKIIGCAMKVHSTLGNGFQEVIYQRALAIEMENQGLGYQREMQMTIFYEGIEIGTRRVDFFVEDNIMVELKALIKLEEVHLAQAMNYCHAYNLPIGLLINFGAKSLEFKRVYNVNHQENEAYKKEILKSSHPKNPNSDQ; this is translated from the coding sequence TTGAAACACGAAGAATTAACGCATAAGATAATAGGCTGTGCAATGAAGGTGCATAGCACATTGGGTAATGGGTTTCAGGAGGTCATTTATCAGCGTGCTTTGGCTATTGAAATGGAGAATCAGGGTTTGGGTTATCAGCGGGAAATGCAAATGACCATTTTCTACGAAGGCATTGAGATTGGTACGCGTAGAGTCGATTTTTTCGTGGAAGACAACATCATGGTGGAGTTAAAAGCATTGATAAAATTGGAGGAGGTGCACTTAGCACAAGCCATGAATTACTGTCATGCCTACAACCTGCCCATCGGACTCCTAATAAATTTTGGAGCAAAAAGCCTGGAGTTCAAGCGAGTTTATAATGTAAATCACCAGGAAAACGAAGCTTACAAGAAAGAAATCCTAAAATCATCCCATCCTAAAAATCCTAATTCAGACCAATGA